The following proteins are encoded in a genomic region of Desulfosporosinus youngiae DSM 17734:
- a CDS encoding sensor histidine kinase: MKLKTRLILANASTAVIPMIIAVLVALAAFFIYGKLFGSKISYEHHQKQSIKKVELINETGSWKRTPEVLEDESYQQYLLDKLEELDGELVLIKDDKVVFSSRKFSKIEVAKCLAAGNMTGKKEPVTIDNVAYTVFVVDLKYKESLLLLLPEDHWETNYKSLLILACITYILIFVLTNIFVSYQFSRSIIKPLHSLQSAAAEIAKGNLDYSIVEEGDREIQELCRDLELMRIKLKDSVHTQLKYEDNRKLLVSSISHDLKTPVTSIKGYVEGILDGVASNPEKRERYLKTISLKAHQIDQMIDDLLLYAKLDLNQIPFDFERVDAAEYLLNYIIENEPELEQEQIKIVFNNELDQTQYVLIDRERMKRVMMNILDNSRKYMSKGQGEIRISLRETAASIIVELRDNGSGIKEADLPHIFNRFYRSDAARSKGSGLGLAIAKQIIEGHNGRVWAVSHGKEGTSIMISLSKL, encoded by the coding sequence ATGAAGCTCAAAACACGCTTAATATTAGCCAATGCTTCGACGGCAGTAATTCCAATGATTATTGCTGTTCTTGTTGCATTGGCCGCCTTTTTTATATACGGTAAATTATTTGGCAGTAAGATATCTTATGAGCATCACCAAAAGCAGTCGATTAAAAAGGTTGAATTGATCAATGAAACCGGCAGCTGGAAACGAACGCCTGAGGTTTTGGAAGACGAAAGTTATCAACAATATCTCTTAGATAAGCTCGAAGAACTAGATGGAGAGCTGGTGCTTATCAAGGATGACAAGGTGGTGTTTTCCTCCAGAAAGTTTTCCAAAATCGAGGTGGCCAAATGTTTGGCAGCCGGGAATATGACGGGAAAGAAAGAACCCGTAACCATTGATAATGTGGCTTATACAGTCTTCGTGGTGGATCTTAAGTATAAAGAGAGTTTACTGTTACTTTTGCCTGAGGATCACTGGGAGACAAATTATAAGAGTTTGTTGATACTGGCCTGTATAACCTACATACTGATATTTGTGCTGACGAATATCTTTGTTTCCTATCAATTTTCCCGAAGTATTATCAAGCCTTTACATAGCTTGCAGAGTGCTGCTGCCGAAATAGCCAAAGGAAATCTCGATTACTCTATAGTAGAGGAAGGGGACCGGGAGATTCAAGAGTTATGCCGTGACCTGGAGCTCATGCGCATTAAACTAAAAGACTCAGTTCACACACAATTGAAGTATGAGGATAATCGTAAGCTGCTCGTTTCAAGTATCTCTCATGATTTAAAGACTCCCGTAACCTCTATTAAAGGATATGTTGAAGGAATTTTGGATGGGGTAGCCAGTAACCCGGAGAAAAGAGAACGGTATTTGAAAACAATCTCCTTAAAAGCTCATCAAATCGATCAGATGATTGATGATCTTTTACTATATGCTAAACTGGATTTAAACCAGATCCCCTTTGATTTTGAGAGAGTAGATGCGGCAGAATATCTGCTGAATTATATAATAGAAAATGAACCGGAGTTAGAACAGGAACAAATTAAGATTGTGTTTAATAATGAGTTGGATCAAACCCAATATGTTTTGATAGATCGTGAACGAATGAAGCGTGTCATGATGAACATCCTGGACAATTCCCGCAAGTATATGAGCAAGGGTCAGGGTGAAATCCGAATCTCTCTTAGAGAAACTGCCGCCAGTATTATCGTCGAGCTTCGTGACAATGGCTCCGGAATCAAAGAAGCGGACTTACCTCATATCTTTAATCGTTTTTATCGGTCAGATGCTGCCAGAAGCAAAGGAAGCGGTTTAGGACTGGCTATTGCCAAGCAGATCATTGAAGGGCATAATGGAAGAGTATGGGCCGTCAGCCATGGCAAAGAAGGAACCAGTATCATGATCTCGCTCAGTAAGTTGTGA
- a CDS encoding TusE/DsrC/DsvC family sulfur relay protein has protein sequence MAQLVVGDLTVELDEDGFLEDYAVWTEDVAHALAATEDVEELTEDHWKMINYLRDYFEQFGVAPMVRKMVKDTGYDQKKIYELFPAGPGKGACKIAGLPKPTGCV, from the coding sequence ATGGCTCAATTAGTAGTAGGCGATTTAACTGTTGAACTGGACGAAGACGGTTTTCTAGAGGATTATGCAGTATGGACTGAAGACGTAGCACATGCCCTCGCTGCCACTGAGGATGTAGAAGAACTTACTGAAGATCATTGGAAAATGATCAACTATCTACGTGACTATTTCGAGCAGTTTGGTGTTGCACCAATGGTTCGTAAAATGGTTAAAGACACTGGTTATGACCAAAAGAAAATTTACGAATTATTCCCTGCTGGCCCTGGAAAAGGTGCTTGTAAAATTGCTGGACTTCCAAAACCAACCGGTTGCGTGTAA
- a CDS encoding response regulator transcription factor codes for MNKKILIIEDDSSIAELQKDYLEVAGFDVTVHADGLDGLRAFQENQVDLLILDVMLPGIDGLEILRRLKEDKDVPVLLVSAKKEEIDKIKGLSLGADDYITKPFSPGELVARVKAHLENYERLKLRFSEGARKSNILTIRGLKIDKDSRRVFALGKEVSLAQKEYALLLYLAENPNRVFGREELFERVWGLDAMGDSATVTVHIARVREKIESDLSNPQYVETVWGAGYRFRV; via the coding sequence ATGAACAAAAAAATATTAATCATAGAAGATGATTCCAGTATTGCTGAGTTACAAAAGGACTATCTTGAAGTTGCCGGGTTTGATGTAACTGTCCATGCCGATGGCTTGGATGGGTTAAGAGCGTTTCAAGAAAATCAGGTTGATCTGCTCATTCTCGATGTTATGCTGCCTGGTATAGATGGGTTAGAAATTTTGCGCCGTTTGAAAGAGGATAAGGATGTACCGGTTCTCTTGGTTTCCGCCAAAAAGGAAGAAATTGATAAGATTAAGGGATTAAGCTTAGGTGCCGATGATTATATAACCAAACCTTTTAGTCCAGGCGAACTAGTGGCAAGGGTCAAAGCCCATTTAGAGAATTACGAGAGGCTAAAGCTTCGCTTTAGTGAAGGGGCCAGGAAGTCAAACATATTAACAATACGCGGACTTAAAATAGACAAGGATTCACGCAGAGTGTTTGCTCTCGGTAAAGAAGTAAGTCTGGCCCAGAAAGAATATGCCTTGCTTTTGTACCTGGCCGAAAACCCCAACAGAGTATTTGGGCGTGAAGAGCTATTTGAGCGTGTTTGGGGCCTGGATGCCATGGGAGACTCAGCAACTGTCACTGTGCATATTGCCCGGGTGCGTGAGAAGATTGAAAGTGATTTATCGAATCCCCAATATGTAGAAACTGTGTGGGGCGCGGGGTATAGGTTTAGAGTATAG
- the dsrP gene encoding sulfate reduction electron transfer complex DsrMKJOP subunit DsrP, producing MIEKALSGSKRYWIWVSLLLVGIAVGFYAYMNQFNYGLGVTGMSRDVSWGLYIAQFTFLVGVAASAVMLVLPYYLHDFKRFGKMVILGEFIAIPAVIMCMLFIVVDLGQPMRIMNVILHPSPRSVMFYDMIVLCGYLLINLVVGWTTLAAERKGFPYPKWVKPIIYLSIPWAFSIHTVTAFLYAGLPGRHLWLSAIMAARFLASAFAAGPAILLLLCFIVRRVTKFDPDPGVGAIQSLVKIIRYAMIANVFFYLLEVFTAFYSNIPEYSAALRYTLFGLNGYNNLVPIMWTAVVLALLGIALLIFPTRKNGVTLTIALLSIIIANWIDKGMVLIVAGFVPNSFERIVEYSPTLNEILVTLGVYSIGFLLLTILYKVAVSVREEKAS from the coding sequence ATGATTGAGAAAGCATTATCGGGCAGCAAAAGGTACTGGATATGGGTTTCGCTGTTACTTGTTGGTATAGCCGTAGGGTTTTATGCCTATATGAACCAGTTTAACTATGGTTTAGGCGTAACAGGTATGAGCAGGGATGTATCGTGGGGATTATACATTGCCCAATTTACCTTCCTTGTTGGTGTCGCGGCGTCTGCAGTTATGTTGGTTTTGCCGTATTATCTTCATGATTTCAAGAGATTTGGCAAAATGGTCATCCTTGGAGAGTTTATTGCTATTCCAGCGGTGATTATGTGTATGTTATTTATTGTCGTAGACTTGGGTCAGCCAATGCGGATTATGAATGTTATTCTCCATCCAAGCCCCCGTTCAGTGATGTTTTATGATATGATCGTGTTATGCGGGTATCTTCTCATCAATCTGGTCGTTGGTTGGACGACGCTCGCTGCTGAGCGTAAGGGATTCCCTTATCCGAAATGGGTAAAACCAATTATTTACTTATCAATCCCTTGGGCTTTTAGTATTCATACTGTTACAGCCTTTCTATACGCCGGTCTTCCAGGCAGACATCTCTGGTTATCTGCTATTATGGCGGCACGCTTCTTGGCTTCGGCTTTTGCAGCTGGTCCTGCAATCCTGCTCCTTCTCTGCTTTATCGTCAGGAGGGTCACCAAATTTGATCCGGATCCCGGTGTGGGAGCAATTCAGTCCCTTGTAAAAATTATCAGATATGCTATGATTGCCAATGTGTTCTTCTATCTCTTAGAGGTGTTCACTGCATTCTATAGTAATATACCTGAATATAGTGCAGCTTTAAGATACACTCTCTTTGGCTTAAATGGTTATAATAACTTAGTTCCCATTATGTGGACAGCCGTTGTCTTAGCGTTATTGGGAATTGCCTTACTCATCTTCCCTACACGAAAGAATGGGGTGACCTTGACAATTGCTTTGTTATCGATCATTATTGCTAACTGGATCGATAAAGGTATGGTGTTAATTGTTGCTGGATTTGTCCCCAATTCCTTCGAAAGAATCGTTGAATACTCACCGACTCTTAATGAAATATTAGTAACTTTGGGTGTATACTCAATTGGCTTCTTGTTATTAACAATACTCTATAAAGTTGCGGTCTCAGTCAGAGAAGAGAAAGCAAGCTAA
- a CDS encoding ABC transporter permease — translation MAVFQAALHNELEKLYKKKKVLVAVLLSLAVIVIGQLVIVGVRSGFGLRGTGSVEFPMLVLSVVVNTILPLFTALVTIDSFSGEFNQNSMRITLTRPISRFKVYTAKIMAIVLFIFGALLLLLVFSLLAGFIFNTNSATLDSLGRTVFSYLVSLFPMAVLALAIALLANIFKSGIAVFFVSILSFLGLTVLGVLFSQYSGLFLTTHLDWYNLFLVNSFPILKIMRQFLIMLGYGIMFFSAGFYIFDKKEF, via the coding sequence ATGGCCGTGTTTCAGGCAGCACTTCATAATGAGCTGGAGAAGCTTTATAAAAAGAAAAAGGTCTTAGTAGCTGTTCTGCTGTCACTTGCGGTGATTGTCATTGGACAACTGGTGATTGTTGGAGTGAGGAGCGGATTTGGTCTTAGGGGCACAGGGAGTGTCGAGTTTCCAATGCTCGTACTATCTGTGGTCGTTAATACGATCCTGCCTCTTTTTACAGCTTTAGTCACAATTGACAGTTTTTCAGGGGAATTTAACCAAAACAGTATGCGTATCACTCTCACTCGGCCAATCAGCCGTTTTAAGGTTTATACAGCAAAAATCATGGCTATTGTGTTGTTTATTTTTGGAGCTCTTCTTCTGCTCCTCGTTTTTTCCCTGCTGGCAGGATTTATCTTTAATACAAATTCGGCGACCCTTGATTCTTTGGGCAGAACCGTATTTTCCTACCTTGTAAGCCTGTTTCCCATGGCTGTTTTAGCTTTAGCAATAGCTTTGTTAGCCAATATATTTAAGAGCGGTATAGCTGTCTTTTTTGTATCCATTTTATCATTCCTTGGTCTAACAGTACTTGGAGTGCTTTTTTCTCAGTATTCAGGCTTATTCTTGACGACTCATCTGGACTGGTATAATCTATTTCTGGTGAATTCTTTTCCAATACTAAAGATTATGCGCCAGTTTTTGATTATGCTCGGATATGGAATCATGTTCTTCTCAGCAGGGTTTTATATCTTTGATAAGAAGGAATTTTAG
- a CDS encoding ABC transporter ATP-binding protein — protein MENVIEIKNLTKSYANGRGISDINLDIYKGDIFGFLGPNGAGKTTAMKIMTGLVWPDRGDVKILGYSVTEQYEKAMAKVGCLIETAESYHFLSAFDNLKQLARYYPEIDDSRIDEVLEITGMLKFKNEKPKKFSLGMKQRLGLAAAVLSRPQVVILDEPLNGLDVEGMIDIRKMIKHLAENEETTFFISSHLIHDVELTCNRIGVIYNGKILNVESTNTILKNYATLENYFVSEVERNGRVSGSTS, from the coding sequence ATGGAGAACGTTATTGAAATCAAGAATTTAACAAAATCCTACGCAAATGGCCGGGGGATTAGTGATATCAATTTAGACATCTATAAAGGGGATATATTTGGCTTTCTGGGACCGAATGGGGCCGGGAAAACGACGGCGATGAAAATTATGACAGGACTTGTCTGGCCTGACCGGGGCGATGTTAAGATTTTGGGCTATAGTGTTACAGAACAGTACGAAAAAGCGATGGCCAAGGTAGGTTGTCTGATCGAAACTGCAGAGTCTTATCATTTTTTAAGTGCTTTTGATAACCTGAAGCAATTGGCTCGCTACTACCCTGAAATTGATGATTCAAGAATTGATGAGGTATTAGAAATTACGGGAATGCTTAAGTTTAAGAATGAAAAGCCGAAAAAGTTTTCCTTGGGAATGAAACAACGCTTAGGTTTGGCAGCAGCGGTATTATCCCGCCCCCAAGTCGTTATTCTTGATGAGCCTCTTAATGGGCTGGACGTGGAGGGCATGATCGACATCCGTAAGATGATTAAGCATTTGGCGGAAAATGAAGAAACTACGTTTTTTATTTCCAGTCACTTAATCCACGATGTCGAATTAACCTGTAATCGTATCGGTGTGATCTACAATGGAAAGATACTTAATGTTGAGAGTACCAATACGATTCTGAAAAACTATGCGACACTTGAGAATTACTTTGTAAGTGAGGTTGAGAGAAATGGCCGTGTTTCAGGCAGCACTTCATAA